In one Rutidosis leptorrhynchoides isolate AG116_Rl617_1_P2 chromosome 8, CSIRO_AGI_Rlap_v1, whole genome shotgun sequence genomic region, the following are encoded:
- the LOC139861888 gene encoding ferritin-2, chloroplastic-like, with protein sequence MLLRAPPATFLPTGATAGTGENIFGSMLSVSSVSRSPAIVCAAAKGGSSNSRPITGVVFEPFEEVKKELNLVPTVPQQSLARQKFTDESEAVINEQINVEYNVSYVYHAMYAYFDRDNVALKGLAKFFKESSVEEREHAELLMEYQNKRGGKVKLQSILMPLSEFDHAEKGDALYAMELALSLEKLTNEKLLHVHAVANKNGDVDLADFIESEFLGEQVEAIKKISEYVAQLRRVGKGHGVWHFDQMLLHEGAAV encoded by the exons aTGCTTCTCAGAGCTCCACCGGCTACCTTCTTACCTACTGGAGCCACAGCCGGCACAGGCGAGAATATCTTCGGCTCTATGCTATCAGTGTCCTCTGTTTCTCGTTCTCCGGCGATTGTTTGTGCGGCTGCGAAAGGCGGATCGTCAAATAGCCGGCCGATTACAGGCGTTGTGTTTGAGCCGTTTGAAGAGGTTAAAAAAGAGCTCAATCTTGTTCCTACCGTTCCTCAACAGTCACTTGCTCGTCAAAAGTTCACTGATGAATCTGAAGCCGTCATTAATGAACAGATTAA TGTCGAGTACAATGTTTCATATGTATACCATGCTATGTACGCATACTTTGATAGGGACAATGTTGCTCTCAAGGGTTTAGCCAA GTTCTTCAAGGAGTCAAGTGTAGAGGAAAGGGAACATGCTGAGTTGTTAATGGAATACCAG AACAAGCGCGGTGGGAAGGTGAAGCTGCAATCTATATTGATGCCATTGTCGGAGTTTGATCATGCAGAGAAAGGAGATGCACTTTATG CCATGGAACTTGCATTGTCACTGGAGAAACTGACAAATGAGAAACTTCTACACGTACATGCG GTGGCCAACAAGAACGGTGATGTGGATTTAGCTGATTTTATTGAAAGCGAGTTCTTGGGTGAACAG GTTGAGGCGATTAAGAAAATATCTGAATATGTTGCTCAGCTAAGACGAGTCGGAAAAGGACATG GAGTTTGGCATTTTGATCAGATGCTCCTACACGAAGGTGCTGCTGTTTGA